From the Garra rufa chromosome 23, GarRuf1.0, whole genome shotgun sequence genome, the window CCAGATTATAAACTGTACATAGTACATACTCTCTGGAAATGTGTTTGTGGATCAAATCTGATTCTTAGTCCTCAAGTGTGAAGTTGGTGGTTCGTTCAGTTGGCGCCTCGAACATTTCCACCCTCTCCCAGTCATCGAAAGCTGTGGTAATAAACCATCCACGATGTTTAACGGATTCAAAAGTGTTGTTAGCCGTTCCAGTCTCCTTCCTGAAGAAGAGGAGGCTGTCATTCCCATTTGGGTCACCGACTTTAATGGTGTTTAAGGGGCCACTGACCTCCTAAAATGATCAAAAAGAGATTTGAATCCTCATTTTATAATGTTGGAGACATATTTGAGAGAAGGTTAATGTGTTTGTAGTGCACGCACCTTCAAGAGCAGTTTGGGCATAGAAGAACCATCAGACTGGGTACAAGCAAGGTAGAGGTTGCTGTTGGAGATTCCCAGGCACACAGGCTGGCCGTCGCCTTGTGAGCTACTCGATTTGTACGTTGACATACTGAACCGCACTGAGAGAAACAGAAAAGGCGCAGGAAACGTTAAAAGGACATTCCTGAAGGCATGCGTTTTAAATGCTAAAGCTTGTGTAATAAAGGTTTACCTTTCATTCGAATGTTTCCACTAGTCAGCGTCACAGCCTTCAAATGAAGATCTTTAGGGTTTTGTTTGTCGCTCAGCACCAGAGACTTCTTGTACGCATCGCAAATGGTGCACTGCAAGGTCTTGCTGGTCTTATTGTAAGTCGCTGATGCGTTAAGCGGCTTAATACGTTCTGTGGAAATAAGAGCGAATGCTTAAATATTTTGGTAGTCAAATACAATAGAGGTTTGACAAACAAACACACTGGACCAACTTGACCTTGACCAAACTGATCGAAattcaatatacactaccagtcaaaagtttttaaaatgttttttaaagaagtctcttctgctcacaaagcgtgcatttatatgatccgaagtacagtaaaaattttgaaatgtttttactatttaaaataactgctttctgttttaacataatttaaaatgtaatttattcctgcgatgcaaagctgaattttcagcatcattacaacaGTCTTCAGTTTctcatgatttttcagaaatcattctaatatgctgatttgctgttcaagaaccaATTTgatatctaaaatagaaatcttttgtaacgttatacacaaaaccatttaaaagctaaaaggtatcattttttgggggggggggggggttatagaaatgaatacataTTTAacgaggatgctttaaatggatcaaaagtgattataaagacatgtataatgttacaaaatgtttctatttcagataaaagctgttgttctgaactttctattcagctGAAAGAATTTTTTAAaccgcaaatcagaatattagaatgatttctgtaggatcgtgtgactgctaaaaaaaattcagctttgaaatcacaagaataaattacattttaaaatatattcaaatgaaaaagttattttaaatagtaaaaacatctcaattgtattgtttttgctgtcctttaaaataaatgcaagattggtgagcagaagagacttctttaagaaaacataaatcttactgtttaaaaacttctgactggtagtgttgTGCATCTGCTTTTAACCATGACATTTCCTATTAAAATTGACCCAGAAACATCAAGAAGCCTCCAAATATGAATTAATCATAGGTTAACCAGTATTTCTGACAACTCAATTAATCTGGGTCAAATTGACCAGCTACACAATATGATGGTTAAGGTGGTCAGTATGGTTTGTTCAACTATCAAACCACCAGTTTTAGCTCTTAAAGCATTTGCTAATGGTACCTTCGATCACATTCTCAAAGAAGACCCTGAACATCGCTTCTTCACAAAACTCGCTAGAAGACATTGGCTTGGGGTGCTTCATCCTTTCCAAAGCAATGATTATGTTCACCACCCGCCTCATGCTGTGAGGATGCAGTTCCAGCTTGATGTCTTCAAGCATGTTGCATTTGCAACCctggagaaagaaaaaaaatctgttttagaaGACTTAATATTAATCAGACCATATCCATGAGCATATTTAACAGCAACTCACCATGGCTAGTGGAACAGGGCAGTCTAGTTCATCAAAAGAAGCACTGTTtaggaaataaacaaaatgtatCAGGAAAAGCTAACTCAAGAAATAGAAATGGTCTGCATCATGCATTGATGTTAAATGCATCATCTGCGTTACCTAAGATTTCGCTAAGAACTTTTTgataatgcatttaaataataatatacatatataaacaagCGATACTTACCACTCAGAAGCCAAAATATCAATATATCCTTTGCATGCCATCGTTCTAAAAACAAAGCATAAAACTTAGTGAGAAAAGAATCGTCTGTATCTTTAAAAGCTGACTTCAAGTCAAGATGCACGTAAATGTAAACAGTACGCTACATACCAGTCGTTTAGTTCAGTTCCGTCACTGAAGTTACTGAGTTGGTTAAGTCGTTGTTTCTCCTGTGAGAGCCCAAGGTTGACTGTGTTTGTGGCAGTGGAAGTGTGTTTTTATATCCATCTGCAGCGGGGATTTCCCTTTTGAGAAAAGCGAACAATCCTTTCCCACAAAGGAGTAGAAATTTGTAAGTTTCGACATAACCGGTCAGCAGGTTTTATAGTGCTATGTGTTCCTTTGAAGTGTAAATAAACGTGTATACTTTCCTTTGTTACATAGCTGTCTCTATTGAAggcataattattttaattttctcgTAAGAATGGAAGGTTGTGCACGTGCGTGTGCGCGTGCACATGCTCATTTTGTTGTCCGGATCTAATAATTGATTCTAATATacgtttttaaaaatgcaaatcatGCGTAGAATAACTTAAATACAATCTCTATTATTGATCATGATATATGAAGGACCACTTTTAAAAAGCgggactttttatatatatatatattttttttttattaatggacgtattaaagcattaattaaataaaaaagtgtttttttcagactagtaaaaaaacatccaaaagacactgttaagtgtttcttttatagcaatttatctatttgtgtcaatagattttaatcacaatacatatttttaaaggttgtTTTCTCCAAATGAGtttttcctcctacactgagccacaaatctccacttcagtagcacttacacacaccagactttacatttttattcctgtttatatcctgaaagtttttacagagggatttgttcatatataatttgcttgattttatacaacattttattcccccccagaatttaaaaaaatatattgttttctgtctgttctaagtttattcagaattatggagtgacaaaatgagatactcaaaatcccctctgtaa encodes:
- the il1b gene encoding interleukin-1 beta, yielding MACKGYIDILASECASFDELDCPVPLAMGCKCNMLEDIKLELHPHSMRRVVNIIIALERMKHPKPMSSSEFCEEAMFRVFFENVIEERIKPLNASATYNKTSKTLQCTICDAYKKSLVLSDKQNPKDLHLKAVTLTSGNIRMKVRFSMSTYKSSSSQGDGQPVCLGISNSNLYLACTQSDGSSMPKLLLKEVSGPLNTIKVGDPNGNDSLLFFRKETGTANNTFESVKHRGWFITTAFDDWERVEMFEAPTERTTNFTLED